The following coding sequences lie in one Flagellimonas eckloniae genomic window:
- the ftsA gene encoding cell division protein FtsA produces MEQGNYSVGLDIGTTKIVAIIGRENEYGKIEILGTGKSKSLGVHRGVVNNITQTISSIQQAVEQAEVNSGLKIGSVVVGIAGQHIRSLQHSDYITRPNSEEVIDDDDLEKLCNQVYKLVMLPGEEIIHVLPQEYRVDGQPEIKEPKGMYGGRLEANFHVVVGQVSSIKNIGRCIKSAGLDLANITLEPLASAEAVLSQEEKEAGVALIDIGGGTTDLAIFKDGIIRHTSVIPFGGNVITEDIKEGCSIIEKQAELLKIKFGSAWPGENKDNEIVSIPGLRGREPKEITLKNLSKIIHARVVEIIEQVYVEIKNYGHEDQKKKLIAGIVLTGGGSQLKHLKQLVEYITGMDTRIGYPNEHLAGDSDEEIASPLYATAVGLLMNALETKSMEAVLEEEIQNEEQVLVGQEHAASQPKNISTRERKSIFDKWSEKLKDFLDNAE; encoded by the coding sequence ATGGAACAGGGTAATTATTCAGTTGGTTTGGATATTGGAACTACCAAAATCGTAGCGATTATTGGTAGGGAAAATGAGTACGGTAAAATTGAGATTTTAGGTACAGGTAAGTCAAAAAGCTTAGGTGTGCATAGAGGTGTGGTCAATAATATTACACAGACCATTTCATCTATTCAACAAGCAGTGGAACAAGCAGAAGTGAATTCTGGGCTGAAAATTGGTTCCGTAGTTGTTGGTATTGCAGGGCAACACATTAGAAGTCTTCAGCATAGTGATTACATAACAAGGCCAAATTCTGAAGAAGTCATTGATGATGATGATTTGGAGAAACTTTGTAATCAGGTATATAAATTGGTTATGCTTCCGGGTGAAGAGATTATCCATGTTTTGCCACAAGAGTATAGAGTAGATGGCCAACCGGAAATAAAAGAACCCAAAGGAATGTACGGAGGGCGCTTAGAGGCTAATTTCCATGTTGTGGTTGGACAGGTTTCATCCATCAAAAATATTGGTAGATGCATTAAGAGCGCGGGTCTGGACTTGGCAAATATCACCTTGGAACCATTGGCATCAGCAGAAGCTGTGCTAAGTCAAGAAGAAAAAGAAGCTGGTGTAGCACTGATTGATATAGGTGGTGGTACCACGGATCTTGCAATTTTTAAAGATGGAATTATTCGTCATACCTCAGTAATCCCGTTTGGGGGGAACGTAATAACCGAAGATATAAAGGAAGGTTGCTCAATTATTGAGAAACAAGCCGAATTATTGAAGATAAAATTTGGTTCTGCCTGGCCAGGTGAAAACAAGGATAACGAGATTGTATCCATTCCCGGATTAAGAGGGCGTGAACCAAAAGAAATTACCCTTAAAAACCTCTCTAAGATTATACATGCTAGAGTTGTGGAGATCATAGAGCAAGTGTATGTGGAAATTAAGAACTACGGACATGAGGATCAGAAGAAAAAGTTGATTGCGGGAATTGTCCTTACAGGAGGAGGAAGTCAACTAAAGCATTTAAAACAATTGGTTGAATATATCACTGGCATGGATACACGTATTGGATATCCCAATGAGCACTTGGCTGGAGATTCAGATGAAGAGATTGCAAGTCCGTTATATGCAACCGCGGTTGGTCTTTTAATGAATGCCTTGGAAACAAAATCAATGGAGGCTGTTTTAGAAGAAGAGATTCAAAATGAAGAGCAGGTTTTGGTTGGGCAAGAACATGCGGCTTCGCAACCCAAAAACATATCGACCAGAGAAAGAAAATCCATTTTTGACAAATGGTCCGAGAAGTTGAAAGACTTTTTGGACAACGCAGAATAA
- a CDS encoding RNA polymerase sigma factor, with protein sequence MANFKTNEMLEQQIINGDSQAFKVFFEKYHGSLLGYALSLTQDRQQAEDIVQTAFVTLWKKRKTLHPSGFRKLLYHTSKNLYIDQYRSSISRANLYAELTYDALKEEPEDEEYQQQQIIKLRKIIETLPERCQQILRMTKLEGLSQQETADYLSISPRTVQAQIHVAYKKIREMFNNDEPTILFFLVNALQSMGLPSNQKKILGQ encoded by the coding sequence ATGGCAAATTTTAAAACCAATGAAATGCTGGAACAACAAATCATTAATGGTGATAGTCAGGCATTTAAAGTGTTCTTTGAAAAATATCACGGTTCACTTTTAGGGTACGCCCTGTCCTTAACACAAGATCGGCAGCAAGCGGAAGATATCGTCCAAACCGCTTTTGTAACCCTTTGGAAAAAGAGAAAAACCTTACATCCTTCTGGATTTAGAAAATTATTGTACCACACCTCCAAAAATCTTTATATTGACCAATATAGAAGTTCCATATCACGTGCCAACCTATATGCCGAACTGACATATGATGCCCTGAAGGAAGAGCCTGAAGATGAAGAATACCAGCAGCAACAAATCATTAAGCTTAGGAAAATTATTGAAACCCTGCCTGAACGGTGTCAGCAAATCTTACGAATGACCAAATTAGAGGGGTTGAGCCAACAAGAAACTGCAGATTATTTGTCCATATCGCCACGAACGGTACAGGCGCAAATTCATGTTGCTTATAAAAAAATCAGGGAAATGTTTAACAACGATGAGCCAACGATTTTATTTTTCCTTGTTAATGCTTTGCAAAGTATGGGCTTACCCTCTAATCAAAAAAAAATTCTGGGTCAATGA
- the ftsZ gene encoding cell division protein FtsZ codes for MSKNTEFDNIAFDLPKNKSNVIKVIGVGGGGGNAINHMFQAGINGVDFVICNTDAQALQNSPVPNKIQLGVSLTEGLGAGANPEVGEQAALESMEDVKTMLEHTTKMVFITAGMGGGTGTGAAPIIAKAARELDVLTVGIVTIPFQFEGAMRNKQAQAGIEKLRANVDSLIVINNNKLREVYGNLGFKAGFSKADEVLATAAKGIAEVITHHYTQNIDLRDAKTVLSNSGTAIMGSSTASGSARAGEAIMKALDSPLLNDNKISGAKNVLLLIVSGSQEITIDEIGEINDHIQVEAGHGANIIMGVGEDENLGDAIAVTVIATGFNVDQQDDIVNTETKKVFYTLEDEQIAEQELTPDTTSVQEVKIEAPVELEPVIVKHTLEMEDEEVEEVKSPQETAPEVELIPTTNYIRNFNVFYEEVVPEGIEEDFVIIEAKSILEDIEVVDPEVVSAKEEEDQFALTFDMPLSAVKEEEEEKEHTITFDLDENVRDINVNEYVEVDPVLEYNKEGETRYNLEEYMELETKLTGAKSVAETHEPKLVEDELVFEKKTINTEASTGGEHNQNVDPFNSSINDLLKDRADERRKKLKNFNYKFQNNRNSIDEIEKQPAYKRQGVDLNDVPQEQKVSRTTLSEDSNDEIQLRSNNSFLHDNVD; via the coding sequence ATGAGTAAGAACACTGAATTTGATAACATCGCTTTTGATCTTCCAAAGAACAAGAGCAACGTAATAAAAGTAATTGGCGTTGGTGGAGGTGGTGGTAATGCCATCAACCACATGTTCCAGGCCGGAATCAATGGAGTGGATTTTGTAATCTGTAACACTGATGCACAGGCATTGCAGAATAGCCCGGTTCCCAACAAAATTCAGTTGGGTGTGTCATTAACAGAAGGATTGGGTGCAGGTGCCAATCCAGAAGTGGGAGAGCAGGCCGCTTTGGAGAGTATGGAAGATGTAAAAACTATGCTGGAGCATACCACAAAAATGGTTTTTATCACTGCCGGTATGGGTGGTGGAACGGGAACTGGTGCAGCTCCAATTATTGCTAAAGCAGCTAGAGAGTTGGATGTTCTAACTGTAGGTATTGTTACTATACCCTTTCAGTTTGAAGGCGCCATGCGTAACAAACAAGCACAAGCTGGTATTGAAAAATTACGGGCAAACGTAGACTCTTTAATAGTAATCAATAACAATAAGCTACGTGAGGTTTATGGAAATTTGGGTTTCAAAGCCGGTTTTTCAAAGGCAGATGAAGTGTTGGCAACTGCAGCTAAGGGTATTGCAGAAGTAATTACACATCACTACACTCAAAATATTGACCTTAGAGATGCTAAAACGGTTCTTTCCAATAGCGGAACGGCAATAATGGGTTCATCTACGGCCTCAGGGTCGGCTAGAGCTGGTGAGGCTATCATGAAAGCGTTGGATTCCCCATTATTGAATGATAATAAAATTAGTGGGGCCAAGAACGTATTGTTACTTATCGTTTCCGGTTCACAAGAAATTACCATTGATGAGATAGGGGAAATCAATGATCATATCCAAGTTGAAGCGGGACATGGAGCAAACATCATTATGGGTGTTGGTGAAGATGAGAATTTGGGAGATGCCATTGCTGTAACGGTTATTGCTACGGGGTTTAATGTAGACCAACAAGATGATATTGTAAACACGGAAACAAAGAAGGTTTTTTACACCTTGGAAGATGAGCAAATTGCAGAACAGGAACTAACGCCTGATACAACATCCGTCCAAGAAGTGAAAATTGAAGCGCCAGTTGAATTGGAGCCTGTGATTGTCAAGCATACCTTGGAAATGGAAGATGAGGAAGTTGAAGAAGTAAAATCACCGCAAGAGACAGCGCCTGAGGTTGAACTTATTCCAACAACCAATTATATCAGAAATTTTAATGTTTTTTACGAAGAAGTTGTTCCTGAAGGCATTGAAGAAGATTTTGTGATCATTGAAGCCAAGAGCATATTGGAAGACATTGAGGTTGTAGATCCAGAAGTTGTTTCCGCAAAAGAAGAGGAAGACCAGTTTGCGTTGACTTTTGATATGCCCTTGAGTGCGGTAAAAGAGGAGGAGGAAGAAAAAGAACATACAATTACCTTTGATTTGGACGAGAACGTTCGTGATATAAATGTTAATGAATATGTTGAGGTAGACCCGGTTTTGGAATACAATAAAGAAGGGGAAACACGCTACAACTTGGAAGAATACATGGAGTTGGAAACCAAACTTACGGGAGCTAAGTCCGTAGCGGAAACCCATGAACCTAAATTGGTGGAAGATGAGTTGGTATTTGAGAAGAAAACAATTAATACCGAAGCTTCGACAGGAGGGGAACATAATCAAAATGTGGACCCTTTCAACAGTTCTATAAATGATTTATTGAAAGATCGCGCGGACGAGCGAAGAAAAAAACTTAAAAACTTCAATTATAAGTTCCAGAACAATAGGAACAGTATAGATGAAATTGAAAAGCAACCTGCATACAAAAGACAAGGTGTTGATTTAAATGACGTTCCACAGGAACAGAAAGTTTCAAGAACAACACTAAGCGAGGATAGTAATGATGAGATACAATTACGTTCAAATAATTCCTTCTTGCACGATAATGTTGATTAG
- a CDS encoding FecR family protein: MTENEEKLIHKFINKTLTESEWKSFLKWLEKPENKKQFNTYVRADYYVHLSNQDNDKDSKYLKIAEALKTPEAKVRKLWDNPIRVAAASVILLVGFTFLGYYLNKDSVSSIKVVKTTIEQGTDGATLTLDDGTEVNLKKGSSYKNQYLKSNGEELVYVAKEDHEEIDYNYITVKRGKQFTIALSDGTKIWLNSDSKIKYTTSFVSGQQRLVELIYGEAYFDVSPAKELNGDDGFTVIHKHQSVSVLGTEFNIKAYSDEQKVFTTLVEGSVEVMTGNMQSILVPNHQSVVDTKNDGIDIRRADVLSETAWKKGLFMFKNKDLSNIVVTLSRWYDVDIEIENKSLKEIEFKGTLSKNQPLEEILNLIKNTKYINSYEIKENKVVIR; encoded by the coding sequence ATGACCGAAAACGAAGAAAAACTGATTCACAAATTCATCAATAAAACCTTGACCGAAAGTGAATGGAAAAGTTTTTTAAAGTGGTTGGAGAAACCGGAAAATAAGAAACAGTTCAACACCTATGTTCGGGCTGATTATTATGTTCATTTATCAAATCAAGATAACGATAAGGATTCCAAGTATCTGAAAATTGCCGAAGCGCTAAAAACTCCAGAGGCAAAAGTTAGAAAACTTTGGGACAATCCAATTAGAGTTGCAGCTGCGTCAGTCATTCTTTTAGTGGGATTCACTTTTTTAGGGTACTATTTGAATAAAGATTCAGTTTCATCAATTAAAGTTGTAAAAACTACCATTGAGCAAGGTACGGATGGAGCTACGTTAACCTTGGATGATGGAACCGAGGTAAATTTAAAGAAAGGTAGTTCCTATAAAAATCAATATCTGAAGAGTAATGGCGAAGAATTGGTCTATGTGGCCAAGGAGGACCACGAAGAAATAGATTACAATTACATAACTGTCAAACGCGGAAAACAATTTACCATAGCACTCTCTGATGGAACAAAAATATGGTTGAATTCAGATTCAAAGATCAAGTACACTACGAGTTTTGTTTCTGGGCAACAAAGGCTTGTTGAACTAATTTATGGCGAGGCTTATTTTGATGTAAGTCCAGCTAAAGAATTAAACGGTGATGATGGTTTTACGGTAATTCACAAACATCAAAGTGTTTCAGTACTGGGTACAGAATTCAATATCAAGGCATATTCTGATGAACAAAAGGTATTTACCACCTTGGTTGAAGGTTCGGTTGAAGTGATGACCGGAAATATGCAATCTATTCTTGTGCCCAATCATCAATCGGTGGTCGATACGAAAAATGATGGAATTGATATAAGAAGGGCAGATGTGCTAAGTGAAACGGCATGGAAGAAGGGGCTCTTTATGTTTAAGAACAAGGACCTATCAAATATCGTGGTAACATTATCAAGATGGTATGATGTGGATATTGAAATTGAAAATAAATCATTAAAAGAAATAGAGTTTAAAGGTACTTTGAGTAAAAACCAACCTTTGGAAGAAATATTGAACTTGATTAAGAACACTAAATACATCAACAGTTATGAAATAAAAGAAAATAAAGTGGTGATCCGATAA
- a CDS encoding SusC/RagA family TonB-linked outer membrane protein, with product MKNQIKRALRILYGRQLLLLIMRGYLLLFCTLIMGMNTNEVLSQKTVIIERDQELTVDEVFDLIMEQTDYHFIYQVDLFKDRPKIRVKKGKVRVDKLLQKSLSSSSVTLNVTDSNTIIIQPKGLPEKKRQQNILVTGSITDEQGLPLPGVTVRIKDTNTGVAADFDGNYQITVPDEAAILVFTSVGYNSKEVVVGTQRTINVQLEVAVTSLEETILVGYGKVKKEAYTGSVGVVDVENIANQGNILNIDQALQGQVAGVQVSNPSGKPGAAARVRIRGSSSILGTNQPLYVIDGVPISPSTEIPGYTSLINDINNNEAVTLESEGFNNDLGFIDFNNVESISILKDATATAIYGSRAAAGVVVITTKDGGKSKKPQFEFSITQRSNFIEKIDVLNASQYEEIYTEAIENYVNSGGAIPATDSFALGVLDGTEIDTSVDTDWLDLIGNSNTSTTNYAFNVRGAGERGSYYSALSLQNDNGAIEGDKLTRYAFALNLRQNLKDNLSFFSNISLGRIESDYALSSLYSVLNAASSIRPDETPYDEDGNLVARFGDIYNPLSSKERRITSTNFSMLTSMGLEYEPIQNLYIKTTGILQYIDNESYAFYPSYTQSGLATNGKGNLIDRKTFNPTIETTVAYDMVLGRSNLNILVGNTFLSERSETNSYYGENFPNDDTLIGLSYAGEDLSIQQAITESTLLSFFSRVLYDYDNRYLISFAGRIDGSSKFGANNRWASFPSVGIGWNIHREKLAENWSGLNFLKLRASIGQSGNVTFNPNQSFSLFGAQNGVLGVYNGDTGVVPLVIGNPDLKWEITTQKDFGLEFAVLNNKIRGEIGYYQKDTKDVLYQTELPSSSGLTSVITNLGDTQNKGYELSLNFDIVNTKYLRWNLNFNAATAKSKLIRLNTTYQDEFGGGVTLGGLYFKEGEPLGLIKGYVANGLFESQEQIDVLNENAPDGVYQGTLTSPGDIYYADLDGDGEVTYSSFNSDLPDLQTIGSIEPDFFGGINSTLNYKGMSLNVFANYSVGNDIYWAAGSNSYSYTSGNEQGNKQTYALNRWTQENPNAKYPRAVYRTSYTGGNYNNRLSSLYVFSGDYLRIKTITLGYNLPKEVLKNINFQNLYLYITGTNLFTFTKYPGADPEVSNTSSFRIPSDNNNYPVSKQLIAGIRLTF from the coding sequence ATGAAAAACCAAATAAAGAGGGCTTTACGAATCCTTTATGGGAGACAGCTCTTACTTTTAATTATGAGAGGTTATCTTTTACTTTTTTGTACTCTTATAATGGGAATGAACACTAATGAAGTGTTGTCGCAGAAAACTGTAATCATTGAAAGGGATCAAGAATTAACGGTGGATGAAGTGTTTGATCTTATTATGGAGCAGACGGATTATCACTTTATCTACCAAGTAGATTTGTTTAAAGATAGGCCTAAAATAAGGGTAAAGAAAGGTAAGGTTAGGGTAGATAAATTATTGCAAAAGAGTCTTTCAAGTTCTTCAGTAACCCTAAATGTTACCGATTCCAATACCATCATTATTCAACCTAAAGGGCTACCTGAAAAAAAACGACAACAGAATATATTGGTCACAGGTTCAATTACAGACGAGCAGGGGCTTCCTTTGCCAGGGGTTACCGTACGGATAAAGGATACTAATACAGGAGTTGCAGCTGATTTTGATGGTAACTATCAAATAACAGTACCCGATGAGGCTGCCATCCTTGTTTTTACCAGTGTGGGCTACAATAGCAAGGAAGTAGTAGTAGGAACTCAGCGTACCATTAATGTTCAATTAGAAGTAGCTGTGACAAGTTTGGAGGAGACAATACTTGTTGGATATGGAAAAGTAAAAAAAGAAGCATATACGGGTTCGGTCGGTGTTGTAGATGTAGAAAACATTGCAAATCAAGGTAACATATTAAATATTGATCAGGCATTGCAAGGACAGGTAGCCGGCGTTCAGGTAAGTAACCCAAGTGGAAAGCCCGGAGCTGCAGCTAGAGTACGTATTAGGGGGAGTTCTTCTATTTTGGGAACCAACCAACCATTGTATGTGATAGATGGTGTTCCTATATCTCCTTCTACTGAAATACCTGGGTATACGAGTCTTATTAATGATATTAACAATAACGAAGCTGTTACTCTTGAGAGTGAGGGTTTTAATAATGATTTAGGTTTTATAGATTTTAACAATGTAGAAAGTATTTCAATTCTTAAAGATGCTACTGCAACAGCCATTTATGGTTCTAGAGCAGCTGCAGGTGTGGTTGTTATTACTACAAAAGATGGCGGGAAGTCAAAAAAACCACAGTTTGAATTTTCAATAACTCAAAGATCTAATTTTATTGAAAAAATAGATGTTCTAAATGCAAGCCAATATGAGGAAATATATACAGAAGCTATAGAAAATTATGTGAATTCTGGTGGTGCTATCCCAGCAACGGACTCATTTGCTTTAGGAGTTTTGGATGGTACAGAAATAGATACGTCTGTTGATACAGATTGGCTAGATTTAATTGGGAATTCAAATACAAGCACTACTAATTATGCGTTCAATGTGAGAGGTGCTGGCGAAAGGGGGTCTTATTATTCAGCTTTGAGTCTGCAAAATGATAATGGTGCCATTGAAGGAGATAAATTGACCAGATATGCTTTTGCCCTCAATTTAAGACAAAACCTAAAAGACAATTTATCCTTTTTTAGCAATATAAGTTTGGGAAGGATAGAAAGTGATTATGCATTGTCCAGCCTTTATAGTGTTTTGAATGCTGCTTCCTCCATTAGGCCAGATGAAACACCTTATGATGAGGATGGTAATTTAGTGGCCCGTTTTGGAGATATATACAACCCACTTTCTTCAAAAGAAAGAAGGATTACGTCAACAAATTTTTCCATGTTGACAAGTATGGGGTTAGAATACGAACCCATACAAAATTTGTATATAAAAACAACGGGAATACTGCAATATATAGATAATGAAAGCTATGCATTTTATCCAAGTTATACCCAAAGTGGTTTGGCAACAAATGGTAAGGGTAATCTTATTGATAGAAAAACATTTAATCCAACCATCGAAACCACTGTGGCCTATGATATGGTATTAGGTCGAAGCAATCTCAATATATTAGTTGGAAATACATTTCTAAGCGAACGCAGTGAAACCAATAGTTACTACGGGGAAAATTTTCCTAATGATGACACGCTTATTGGTTTAAGTTATGCAGGTGAAGATCTTTCTATTCAACAGGCTATAACAGAAAGTACCCTTCTATCTTTTTTCTCTAGAGTTTTGTATGATTATGATAATAGGTACTTAATCAGTTTTGCGGGTAGAATTGATGGATCTTCTAAGTTTGGAGCCAACAACCGATGGGCATCGTTTCCTTCTGTGGGAATAGGTTGGAATATACATAGAGAAAAATTAGCGGAAAACTGGTCCGGACTAAATTTTTTAAAACTTAGGGCCAGTATTGGCCAATCAGGAAATGTAACGTTTAATCCCAACCAATCCTTTAGCCTATTTGGTGCGCAAAATGGTGTGTTGGGAGTCTATAACGGGGATACTGGTGTGGTTCCCTTGGTAATAGGTAACCCAGACCTAAAATGGGAAATAACCACGCAAAAGGATTTTGGGCTGGAATTTGCGGTTCTCAATAATAAAATAAGAGGTGAAATTGGGTATTATCAAAAAGACACCAAAGATGTTCTATATCAAACAGAACTGCCCTCCTCTAGCGGATTGACTAGCGTTATCACCAATTTAGGGGATACTCAAAATAAAGGCTATGAACTGTCACTTAACTTTGATATTGTAAACACAAAGTATTTGAGGTGGAATCTCAATTTTAATGCAGCAACAGCCAAGAGTAAATTAATACGTTTAAACACTACCTACCAAGATGAATTTGGAGGAGGGGTTACATTGGGCGGATTATATTTTAAAGAAGGTGAACCGTTGGGTTTAATAAAAGGTTATGTAGCCAACGGACTATTTGAAAGCCAAGAACAAATAGATGTATTAAACGAAAATGCTCCAGATGGTGTTTACCAAGGAACCTTGACCAGCCCGGGGGATATTTATTATGCTGATTTAGATGGGGACGGAGAAGTTACCTATTCCTCTTTTAACAGTGATTTACCGGATTTACAAACTATTGGTAGTATCGAGCCTGATTTTTTTGGAGGTATTAATTCCACCTTAAATTATAAAGGAATGTCTTTAAATGTATTTGCCAATTATAGTGTTGGTAATGATATTTACTGGGCAGCTGGATCAAATAGTTATAGTTATACAAGTGGAAATGAACAAGGCAATAAGCAAACATATGCTTTGAATCGCTGGACTCAAGAGAATCCCAATGCAAAATATCCCAGAGCTGTTTATAGAACAAGCTACACTGGTGGAAACTATAACAATAGGCTTTCAAGTCTTTATGTATTTTCTGGGGATTATCTAAGGATTAAAACTATCACCTTGGGCTACAATCTACCAAAAGAGGTATTGAAGAATATAAATTTTCAAAATTTGTATTTGTATATAACAGGGACCAATTTATTTACATTTACCAAATACCCTGGAGCAGATCCGGAGGTTTCAAATACTTCCAGTTTTAGAATACCTAGTGATAATAACAACTATCCTGTATCCAAGCAGCTTATCGCTGGTATTAGGCTTACATTTTAA
- a CDS encoding GatB/YqeY domain-containing protein, giving the protein MSLQDQVMSEMKTAMKAKDTVALESLRAIKSAILLAKTDKGGGGELSEEDEVKLVQKLVKQRKDSAAIFTEQGRDDLAAPELAQVAIIEKFLPEQLTEEEIEKVVVMTIDSIGASGMKDMGKVMGMVSKELAGQADGKTISTIVKAKLSS; this is encoded by the coding sequence ATGAGTTTGCAGGATCAGGTAATGTCAGAGATGAAAACGGCAATGAAAGCTAAGGATACAGTTGCACTGGAATCATTGCGAGCAATTAAGTCTGCAATTCTTTTGGCAAAAACGGATAAAGGTGGTGGAGGAGAACTTTCTGAAGAAGATGAGGTAAAACTAGTTCAAAAGTTGGTGAAGCAACGCAAGGATAGTGCAGCAATTTTCACTGAACAAGGAAGGGATGACTTGGCTGCACCTGAGTTGGCACAGGTAGCTATAATTGAAAAGTTTTTACCTGAACAACTTACCGAAGAAGAAATAGAAAAAGTAGTTGTAATGACCATTGATTCAATTGGTGCATCGGGTATGAAGGATATGGGAAAGGTAATGGGGATGGTTTCCAAGGAATTGGCAGGACAAGCTGATGGAAAAACAATTTCTACAATAGTAAAAGCCAAATTAAGCTCATAA
- a CDS encoding RagB/SusD family nutrient uptake outer membrane protein: MKNITILLSVFAGILLSSCDDVLDVKPENYLFEEQLVTDDKSAQTSLVGVYTQLNGTYIHQFAEITTPLMDGSVIPGSTAAYYNEAASNGFEPSSGIINNIYENIYAVANSANATIKNVSGNTLVSEAESKRILGEAYFMRAFGHFEVLRLFGQFYDVSSAYGIVLKKELSTVANSQIARSSVQESYDFIVSDLDESIARNVIFSQNYYASSTTAKAYKANVLLYMGGEANYTEAIGLVDEVIASGEVTLEPNFEDIFSNGEANSEVIFTRVAAEGQSSKFSFYYQTAIKASDWIKDYLLDDPRAPYSYDDSNNRVKKIYTSEIGGGPRNFMRLAEVYLIKAECQARLNQLTEAEATLNIIRNRAYSGAAPALIYTTQQELLDLVFDEYVKELCFETGTVLSAAIRFGKLEEIKVDVTSPDQYILPIPVSELEANLVFGAQNPGYE, encoded by the coding sequence ATGAAAAATATAACTATTTTATTGAGCGTTTTTGCTGGTATCTTATTGAGCTCTTGTGATGATGTGCTCGATGTGAAACCAGAAAATTATCTATTTGAGGAACAACTGGTAACGGATGATAAAAGTGCGCAAACCTCACTGGTTGGGGTATATACGCAATTAAATGGAACATATATACATCAGTTTGCTGAAATTACGACACCTCTTATGGATGGTTCGGTGATACCTGGTAGCACTGCAGCTTATTACAATGAGGCGGCAAGTAATGGCTTTGAGCCTTCTTCTGGAATTATAAATAACATTTATGAGAATATTTATGCCGTTGCAAACTCTGCAAATGCAACAATAAAAAACGTATCTGGTAATACTTTGGTCTCAGAAGCAGAATCTAAAAGAATTTTAGGAGAGGCTTACTTTATGAGAGCCTTTGGTCATTTTGAAGTTTTACGTCTCTTTGGACAATTTTACGATGTTTCAAGTGCTTATGGGATTGTTCTAAAAAAAGAGCTTTCTACAGTTGCAAATAGTCAGATTGCAAGGTCATCGGTACAAGAAAGTTATGATTTTATTGTAAGTGATCTGGATGAAAGTATAGCCCGTAATGTAATTTTTTCACAAAATTATTACGCATCTTCCACAACAGCTAAGGCTTATAAGGCAAATGTATTGCTATACATGGGAGGAGAGGCTAATTATACGGAAGCAATTGGTTTGGTAGATGAGGTAATAGCTTCGGGGGAAGTTACATTGGAACCCAATTTTGAAGATATTTTTAGCAATGGTGAAGCGAATAGCGAAGTCATTTTTACAAGAGTGGCTGCAGAAGGGCAATCAAGTAAATTTTCCTTTTACTATCAAACCGCTATAAAGGCATCAGATTGGATAAAGGATTATTTACTTGATGACCCAAGAGCACCATACTCATATGATGACAGTAATAACAGAGTTAAAAAAATATATACTTCGGAAATTGGTGGTGGCCCAAGAAATTTTATGCGTTTGGCAGAAGTCTATTTAATAAAAGCAGAGTGTCAGGCAAGATTAAATCAATTAACAGAAGCAGAAGCAACACTGAATATAATTCGAAACAGAGCTTACAGTGGTGCCGCTCCAGCATTGATTTATACAACACAACAAGAACTATTGGATTTAGTTTTTGATGAGTATGTAAAAGAGCTATGTTTTGAAACAGGTACGGTGTTATCAGCAGCTATTCGTTTTGGAAAACTGGAAGAGATAAAGGTTGATGTAACAAGTCCAGATCAATATATACTTCCCATACCAGTTTCTGAGTTAGAAGCAAATTTGGTATTTGGAGCGCAAAACCCTGGGTACGAGTAA